A stretch of DNA from Oryzomicrobium terrae:
GAAGACGGCGCGGCGGATCAATTCTGATGGCGGAGAAGAAGACATCCCGCTCACGCATGTTCATGTTGGGGATCTCCTGCGTATCCGTCCCGGGGAGAAGGTGCCGGTGGATGGGGTAGTTACCGAAGGCTCCAGCGCCATTGACGAATCGATGCTGACGGGGGAGCCTCTGCCGGTCACCAAACGCCCAGGGGACAAGGTTATCGGCGCCACCATCAACACCTCGGGCAGCCTGGTGATGCGCTCGGAAAAAATCGGCGCCCAAACCATGCTGGCCCAGATTGTCCAGATGGTCGCCCAGGCCCAGCGTTCCAAGGCTCCCATGCAGCGCCTGGCCGACGTGGTGGCGGGCTACTTTGTCGTGGTGGTGGTACTGATCGCCCTAGCGAGCTTCTTGGCCTGGGGGTTGTTGGGCGGTCCGCAGGGCTGGGTGTTCGGCCTGATCAACGGGGTGGCCGTGCTGATCATCGCCTGTCCCTGCGCCTTGGGGTTGGCCACTCCTATGTCGATCATGGTGTCCACGGGCAAAGCCGCCACCCAGGGGGTACTGTTTCGTGACGCCGCCGCCATCGAGCGTCTGCGTGACATCGACACCCTGATCGTGGACAAGACCGGCACCTTGACCGAAGGGCGCCCTGCCTTCCAGACCGCCATCCCAGTCCCGGGCATCGACCGGGACGAGGTACTCCGCCTTGCTGCCAGTCTGGATCAAGGCAGTGAGCATCCCCTGGCCGATGCCATCGTGCGAGCGGCACGAGGGCAAGGGCTCGCCCTCGACAAGGTCGAGGGATTCGAGTCTGCGACAGGAATTGGTGTCCGAGGGGTGGTTGCTGGAAAGCGCTTGGCTCTAGGGAATGGTGCCTTGATGGCACAGGACGGCGTGGTGGTCGAATCGTTGCGGGACGAGGCGGAAACCCTTCGGCGCTCGGGTGCGAGCGTCATGCACCTGGCCGCCGACGGTGTGCTGATGGGGTTGCTTGCCGTTGCTGACCCGGTCAAGTCCAGCACGCCGGAGGCGCTGGCCGTCTTGCGCCAGAGCGGCCTGCGGGTCGTCATGGCAACGGGAGACGGCCTTACCACCGCCCGCGCCGTCGGCGATCAATTGGGCATTGACGAGGTTCACGGCGAAGTGAAGCCTGCAGACAAGCTGGCGCTGGTTGAGCGCCTCCAGGCAGAGGGCCGGGTGGTGGCGATGGCCGGTGATGGCATCAACGACGCTCCGGCCTTGGCCAAGGCTGATGTTGGGATTGCAATGGGAACCGGGACAGATGTGGCGATGAACAGCGCCCAGGTCACCCTGGTGAAGGGGGATTTGCGCGGCATCGCTCGGGCACGCCAACTGTCGACGGCGACAGTGCGCAACATGCGACAAAACCTGGCATTCGCCTTTCTCTATAACGCACTGGGGGTGCCAATCGCGGCGGGCATCCTGTACCCCTCATTCGGTTTGGTGCTTTCTCCCATTATCGCCGCCGCTGCGATGAGCCTTTCTTCGGTGAGTGTCGTGGGAAACGCGTTACGTCTGCGAGGTGTCTGATTATTTCGGGACCCGGACGGTACCGAATTCGTCTGACAGAAATGTAATCGTTGCGTCATGTTTGTGACGGTCAGACGTAACCATGCTTAGTGTGTCTGCCCCTCTTTTACAGAAGGTCAGCGCTCAACTCACCTTGGGAGATCCGTCATGAAACTGTCTGCTACCCTCGCCACTGCTGCCTTTCTTGCTACCTCTGCCATCGCCTTGGGGGCGCACGCCGCCGAAGGCGACAAACCCATGGGAGCCGACGCGCCCATGATGTCTCCAGACAAGGGAATGGACATGAAGCACCACTCCCATGTCGAAGATAAGACGGGTGTGCCGCAGAAGCCGGTCCCCAAACCTGAGGAGCAAAAGCGCAAGACGCCGGCGAAAGACAAGCACTACCACCCGCGCGACGGCAAGTAATGCCTCGAGAGGGGGCTCTGGTATTGCTAGCCCCCTTCCCTGATGCAGACGGCCTCCCGCGTTTATGTACCAGGAGTAGTCATGTCCGGTGAACATGAGTCTCAGCCCAATGGCGATCAGAAGCACGACCATCGGGGAGTCGTATGGGTCTGGTGGGTCTTTGCGGCTATTGCTGCCTTTTACCTATTCACGGAACACCACGCCCATCTTTTCGGCATCTTGCCCTATTTGCTCTTTCTGGCCTGTCCGCTGATGCACTTCTTCATGCATCGCCACCATGGACACCACCCACAAGACTCTCAGAGTTCGAAGAGAGATGATCATGAGCACTGAGACGGGAGACTATGGCTTGTGGGCCCTGGTGGCATTGAATTCGGCGTTTTTTATCTTTTTTGCCGCCAGCTTCTTTAAGCCACGCACGAGCCAGGATTGGCGCACGTTTGGCTTGTTTTCGGCTTTTATCGTGGCGCTCTTTACCGAGATGTACGGTTTCCCGCTGACCATCTATCTGCTGTCAGGTTGGCTGTCCAAGCACTTTCCCGGCATCAACCCATTTTCACATGATGCCGGTCACCTTCTCGAACTGATGTTTGGATGGAAGTCTAACCCCCACTGGGGGCCTTTCCATCTCCTGTCGACACTTTTTATCTTCGGCGGATTCTGGCTACTCGTTAAGGCCTGGCCAGTGCTTTACAGTGCCCAGCGTCACCATTGCATGGCTAATCAGGGACCCTATGCCCGGGTTCGGCACCCTCAATATTTGGCTTTTATTATCATCATGGTGGGGTTTCTCTTGCAATGGCCTACCCTTCTGACACTCATCCTATTTCCAATTCTAGTAATCACATATATGCGCTTGGCAAAAAAGGAAGAGGATGAAGCGTTGAAAGAATTTGGAGAGGAGTATAGGAGTTACATGCAATCCACTCCAGCTTGGTTCCCAAGAAAAGGGCGGCCTCCTTCTGTCGGAATGCAATAAATAAAGATAAAACAATGGGCCTCGTCGGGGCCCATTGTTTTTATACATTCTTGGATTTTTTGAAACCCATTAGCCGCCTTGATAGGCAGGGTTCTCAGCCACATAGACCATAATGTTCTCTGCGCCAGGGATGATTTTGGACAGCGGGAAAACTTGAAGTCCAAGAGTGTCGAAGAACCAGGTCACAGATTTGTCGCCGACCTTGATTTCAACCGTCTCCAAGCGAGTTACGTTCAGGTATTTCGTTTCATCCGTCACCGTCACAGCTCGGTGTGCAGGGGCAGAAACGGCGTAACCCTCGGGTTGTTGCTGGTTAGCTGGGGCTTGGGCGCTCTGCTCGCCGACATGAGATAGCCAATGGAAGGTACTAGCCTCAGAACTATCTTCATGTGCAAGAGCATTGGTGGCCCCCCCAATGGCGAAGATTGCGGTAACTAAATATTTCATTGTTTGAGCTTTCATGGGGGTCTCCATATGAAGTAAGCGTGTGTATGTGAAATTGAATCAACTTGTCACGCACAAATCATAGAAGCCAGCGCCCCACAAAAACATTGCTTAAAAATTACAGTTTGGAAAAAAACAATTGAATCCTAACGGTGGTGTAAGAATTGAATTAACTATTCCATCTTGGCGCAGATTTGATAATGACTTGAATTCCTCGCTTAGATTTACGGCATAGCTATGAATCCAAGCGACAAAAGCTACTGAGCAAGGATCTGCGCTACTTTACAAAGCTGGCGACTACCGGTGGAGACAACGAAGACCACTCAATGAGTGCCCTTCGTCTTGTCAGTGGTGCATCAGCGGATACAGAGCCAGCCCGATGGCGGCGGCCGCTATAACGATGACCGGCTCCTGGAGCTTCTTGAACTTCCACAGCAGGGCCGTGGTGCCGATGGCCAGCAGGGCCGTGGGGAGGTCGGTAATCGAGCGCTGGGCGATGACGATCACGGAGCCCGTGATGGCGCCGACCGCCGCCGCCGTGATGCCATCGACGAAGGCGACGATGCCAGGCCGCTTACCGTACTTCTTGAAATAGGGCGCCGGGATGATGGTGAACAGGTAACACGGCAGGAAGGTTCCCAAGGCCGCCACGCAGGCCCCGGGCAGCCCCGCCACCAGGTACTCCATTGTTTTGATGGAGTTTCAAGACTTTTTGTGTCATTTCAAGAAACTATTGTCCGGAAACATTCCTATCACCGATATCACCATAGGCTTTCCCGTTCCGGGGTGGCGGTGATGTTGTGGATCGACAGGTCGGCGCCGTTATATTCGTCTTCCGGGTCGAGGCGTAGGCCGAGAATGGCGCGCAGGGTGCCATACACGATGGCGGAGCCGGCCAGGGCGACGGCGATGGCGAGCAGGGTCATCAGCAGCTGGGGCAGGAAGGCCACGCCACCGGAGCCGCCCAGGGCATGGCTGCCGAAGATGCCGCAGGCCAGGCCGCCCCAGGCGCCGCACAGGCCGTGCAGGGGCCACACGCCGAGCACGTCGTCGATCTTCCAGCGGTTCTGGGTGAGGGTGAACATGTAGACGAACAGGGCGCCGGCGACCACGCCGGTGACCAGTGCCCCCATCGGGTGCATCACGTCGGAGCCGGCGCAGACGGCCACCAGCCCGGCCAGGGGGCCGTTATGGATGAAGCCCGGGTCATTCTTGCCCACCACCAGGGCGGCGAGAATGCCGCCGACCATGGCCATCAGGGAGTTGATTGCCACCAGGCCGGAAATCTTGTCCAGGGTCTGAGCGCTCATGACGTTGAAGCCGAACCAGCCCACCGCCAGGATCCAGGCGCCCAGGGCGAGGAAGGGGATGGAGGAGGGCGGGTGGGCGGCAATGGCGCCGTCCTTGCTGTAGCGGCCGCGCCGGGCGCCGAGCAGCAGCACCGCCGGCAGGGCCAGCCAGCCGCCCATGGCGTGCACCACCACCGAGCCGGCGAAGTCGTGGAACTCGGCGCCGAAGCTGGCTTTCAGCCATTCCTGAATGCCGAAGGCCTGGTTCCAGGCGATGCCTTCATAGAACGGGTAGACAAAGCCCACCAGGCAGAAGGTGGCGGCCAGCTGGGGGTTGAACTTGGCCCGCTCGGCGATGCCGCCGGAGATGATCGCTGGAATGGCCGCAGCGAAGGTGAGCAGGAAGAAAAATTTGGTCAGTTCGAAGCCGTGGTTGGCCGAGAGCACGTCGGCGCCATGGAAGAAGTGGGTACCGTAGGCGACGCCGTAGCCGATGAAGAAATAGGCGATGGTCGATACGGCGAAGTCGGACAGGATTTTGACCAGGGCATTGACCTGGTTCTTCTTGCGGACGGTGCCCAGTTCGAGAAAGGCGAAGCCGGCGTGCATGGCCAGCACCATGATGGCGCCGAGCAAGACGAAAAGGGTGTCCGAAGCGGACTGATGGTTCTCCATGGTGCCTCCTGAAAACGGATGCACCGCAATTGCAATAGTCGTTCCAGCTTGATGCTGGAAAAAACATTCAACAAATCAGACGATTATGAGTTTGACGCGAGGCTGACAGCCCTAAAGCGGTGCATGCGCCGCATAGGAGAACCAAATCGGTGCGTCCGGCACCGATTTGGTGAGCGTGTCGGCGACAGTTGCGCCGCTCAGCGCGGCCCCACGCCCGGGGGCAACAGCACCCACATGCGGCCCTTTTGCTTCATCCGTCCGGCCAGACTGCCGGCGTCCGGGCCGAAGCCCCAGAAGAAGTCGGCCCGCACCACGCCCTTGATGGCGCCGCCCGTGTCCTGGGCCAGCATCAGGCGGTTGAGGGGGCGCTCCTCGTTGGGCCAGGTGGTGGCGAGGAACACCGGTGCGCCGAGCGGCGTGGTGCGCGGGTCCACCGCCAGGCTGCGGGTGTCGCTCAGGGGCACGCCGAGGGCGCCGATGGGGCCACCCTCGGCGTTCTTCAGTTCACGGAAGAACACGTAGCTGGGGTTCTCGTTGAGCAGGGCCTGGACCTTGGTCGGATTGGCCCGGGCCCAGCCCTGGATGCCCTGCATGCTCGCCTGCTCCGGCTTCAGCTCGCCCCGCTCGATCAACACCCGGCCGATGGACTGGTAGGGGTGGCCGTTCTGGTCGGCGTAGCCGACGCGCAGGAGCGAGCCGTCCGGCAGCTTGACCCGGCCCGAGCCCTGGATTTGCAGGAAAAACAGCTCGATCGGGTCGTCCACCCAGGCGATCGCCTTTTCGCCCAGCTTGGCTTCCCGGGGCGCCAGCTCGGCCCGGGACCAGTAGGGCACCACCTTGTTGCCCTGCAGGCGGCCGCGTAGGCGCAGGTTCTTCAGCTCGGGGAAGAGGTCGGAAAGCTCGATGGTGAGCAGGTCGGCGGGCACCGGCAGCACCGGGTGCTGGGTTGGATTGAGCCGTTGCCGGCTGCCGCTGAGCAGGGGTTCGTAGTAGCCGGTGATCAGGCCGTTGTCGGCGCCGTCCGGATTGACGAGGCGCCAGGGGATCAGGCGGGATTCGAAGAAGCGCCGTGCGGTGGTGCTGTCCGGCGTGCCCAGGGTCGCCGCCTCTTCACAGGTGCCGCGCCACAGGGGCCAGTCGCGGCGCGATTTCATGCCGCGGCAGGAATTGAGAAAGCCCGGCCAGGCAGCGGCGAGATCGTCGTCCTGCCAGCCCGGCAGTTCGTCGAAGCGGGCCGGTTGCAGCGGCGGCGCGGCGGGGGCGGTGGGCGCGGCCGGCTTTTCACCGGGGCAGACCGGACAGGGGGCGGGGGGCCGGGTGGCGCAGCCGGCAGTCACCAGGGCGAGGGCCAGCGCGGCGGCCCCGGCCAGGCGTTGGAGGCGTTGGTGGGGGGCAGGGATTCGGCTAAGGTGTCGCATTCGCAAAGTATACCCCGGGCGAAAAGCTGCCTTCGCCCGGCACCGTCCACCTTACTTGTGTGTTTCTGCCATGGCCCGACTTCCCGCTGCCTCCAAGAAATCCGCTGCACCGGCCCAGCCGGTGTCCCCCGTCGTTGCTGCTGATGCCGCCGATCCCCTGCTGGTCTTCCTTGCCCGGGCCGAAAGCGTTCTGGCCCGGCTGGAGCCCCTGCTGCCGCCGGTGCCCGCTGAGCCCGACTGGGCCGCCCCCGCCTTCCGCTGGGTCAAGACCGGCGGTTTGGGCAACGTGGGCCACACCGGTCGCCTGGTGGCGGTACAACGCCTGGCGCCGATGCGCCTGGCCGACTTGCGCGACATCGACGAGCAGAAGGCCCGGGTGGTCGCCAACACCCGCCAGTTCCTCGCCGGCAAGCCGGCCAACAACGTGCTGATGACCGGCACCCGGGGGTGCGGCAAGTCGTCCCTGGTACGCGCCCTGCTCAACGAGTTTTCCGGCCGCGGCCTGCGTGGCATCGAGGTGGACAAGGCCGACCTGGTGGATCTTCCGGAAATCGTCGCCCGGGTGGCCCACCGCCCCGAGAAGTTCCTGGTGTTCTGCGACGACCTGTCCTTCGAAACCGGCGAAGTCGCCTACAAGGCGCTGAAGTCGGTGCTCGACGGGTCCCTCGCCGACGTGCCGCCCAACGTGCTGATCTATGCCACTTCCAACCGCCGCCATCTGATGCCCGAGTACTTCTCGGAAAACGCCGAAACCAAGGTGGTGGACGGCGAGATCCATCCCGGCGAGGCGGTGGAGGAAAAGGTATCCCTGTCCGAGCGCTTCGGCCTGTGGGTGTCCTTCTACCCCTTCGACCAGGACGCCTACCTGAACATCGTCAACCACTGGCTCGCCCACTTCGGCCTGACCCCGGCGGAAATCGCCGCCGCCGAGCGGGATGCCCTCAACTGGGCCCTGGGCCGCGGCTCCCGCTCCGGCCGGGTGGGCTGGCAGTTCGCCAAGGACTACGCCGCCCAGCGCAAGGCCCCGGTCCCGGCCAAGGCGAAGGTTGCCGCGACGAAGCCGAGCTCCGCGACGACGGCGATCGCAAAGCCGGCAGCCAAGCCTGCTGCGAAGCCCGCTGCCAAGTCTGCGGCAAAGACATCGGCCAAGGCGCCGGCCAAAACCGGTGCAAAGGCTGTGGCCAAGCCGGTGGCGAGCGCACCGTCCACCACCAAGGCGGCTCCGCGCAAGACGGCCACGGCCCGCACCGCCGGGGGGCGCAAGTGAGCGACAACGCCGCAACCACCGCTTGCGCCGATACTGCCGCGCCGCGTCCGGTCACCCACGTGGCGGCGGCGGTGCTGCTGCGCCAGGGGCCGGCCGGCACCGAGTTCCTGCTCGCCCGGCGCCCCGAGGGCAAGGTCTACGCCGGCTGGTGGGAGTTTCCCGGCGGCAAGGTGGAACGGGGCGAAACCGATGCCCAGTGCCTGGTACGGGAGCTGCAGGAGGAGATGGCCATCACCGTCACCGCCGCCACCCCCTGGATCACCCGCCGCTTCGAATATCCCCACGCCTCGGTACGCCTCAAGTTCTTCAAGGTGACCGCCTGGGAGGGGGGCGCCGCCGACGGCGACATCCACGCGGTGGAGCACGACGCGGTGGCCTGGACGCCCCTGGGCGCTCCGGCCGCGGTGGCGCCGGTGCTCCCCGCCAACGGGCCGATCCTGGAGGCCCTGGGACTGCCCGAGGTCTATGCCGTCACCGATGCCGGCGCCCATGGCGTGGCGGCCGAACTGGCCCGCCTCGACGCTGCCTTGGCCGGCGGCCTGCGCCTGGTCCAGGTGCGGGAGAAGGGTGATGGCCTGGATGGCGCGGCGCGGCGCGATTTCGCCGCTGCCGTGGTGGCCCGGGTCCATGCCGTCGGCGGCCGGGTGCTGGTCAACGACGATGTGGAACTGGCCCGGGCGGTGGGGGCCGACGGGGTGCATCTATCCTCGTCCGCCCTGCGCGCTGCCGCCGTCCGGCCGGACATGCCCCTGGTGGCTGCGTCCTGCCACGACGCGGCGGAACTGGATGCGGCCATCGCCCTGGGTTGCCAGTTCGCCGTACTGGGGCCGGTGGCCCCCACTGCCAGCCATCCGGGGACGGCGCCCCTGGGCTGGGGGCGCTTTGCCGAGCTGGTGGAGGAAAGCCCGATCCCGGTCTATGGGTTGGGCGGCTTGAGCGCCGCCGACCTGCCGGCGGCCCGGGCCGCCAACGCCCACGGCGTGGCCGCCCTGCGCGGCTGGTGAGGCGTCGCTCAGGAGGAAGAAGGGCCGCGCTGTCGCGGCCCTTTTCTTTTGTCTGCCGGTACTGCCACCCGAAGGAGCGCAGGCACCGCGCTTTGCGCGCTGTGCGTCGCGGTGAATGCGGGGTGTCGCCTACCGGCTTCCGGTCGGCGCGTCGGCCTGCCATTGCCGGCGCGGCAGACGGTACAGGCAGTGACGCTGCAGGGGATGACCGGCGGGCAGGTCGGGGTGGTCGAAGTCCCCCGCGTCGTCCCGGGCCATGCCCAGCCGCGCCATCAGCGCCCGGGAGCGGGCGTTGGCCAGGGTGGTGAAGGCCACGATCTCGTCCAGGCTGAGTGCGTCGAAGCCGAACCCCAGGGCGGCCCGGGCCCCTTCGCAGGCCAGGCCCTGGCCCCACCAGGCCCGGGCCAGTCGCCAGCTGATCTCGACGCCGGGGGAGAAGGGCAGGGCGGCGGCCGGCACGTGCAGCCCGATCAGGCCGATACAGGTGCCGGCGGCCTTGGCTTCCACCGCCCACAGGCCCCAGCCCCGCGCGGCGATCAGGCTGGTGCAGCGCTCCACGATGGCGTCGCTCTCGGCCCGGGCCAGGGGGGCGGGAAAGCAGGCCATCACCTCGGGGTCGGCGCACAGGGCGGCAAAGGGCGCCCGGTCGGCCTCCCGCCACTGGCGCAGGATCAGGCGGTCGGTTTCGAGGATGGGGAGGGATGGGGTCATGTCGTGGCTGTGGGCACGGTTGGTCTTAGTCGCCGGTGGGCGAGATGCGGAAGGCGCGCACCTGGGGGAGCCGGCGCAGGGCGTCGGCGAGGCGCGAGGTGTTGGTCGGGTCGATGGTGCGAATGACCATGCGGTACTCGAAGGACAGTCCGTCGTCGGATACCCGGTAGCTCATGTTGGCGATGGTGAAGCCGTGGCTTACCAGCAGCGCGCGTACCTCCGCTTCGGGCATGGCCGCGTCCCGGTCGAAGCGCAGGGCGTGGTGGGCGTAGGAATGGGACGGCAGGCGGGCCTCGATCCAGCGGAAGGCGGAGAGGATGCCCAGGGTGAGCAGGGTCGCCAGGATCGCCGGGAAGTAGAAGCCGACGCCGATCAGGATGCCGATGGCGGCGGTGATCCAGATCGAAGCGGCGGTGGTCAGGCCGCGCACGCTTAGGCCTTCCTTGAAGATCACGCCGGCGCCGAGAAAGCCGATGCCGGTCATGATGCCCTGGGCCATCCGGGTCGGGTCGGTGCGCACCGTGTCCAGGGGCACGCCGGGCAGCCACTTCCACTGGTAGAGGGTCACCAGCATCAGCAGGCTGGAGGCGAGGCAGACCAGGGTGTGGGTGCGAAAGCCGGCGGGGCGGGCGTGAAAGCTGCGCTCCAGCCCGATGATGCCGCCGGCGACCAGGGCGCCGATGAGATGGATGGCGATTTCGGGGATGTCCGTGTCCATGGAGCCTCCTGGAAAAACGGGGGGATGTCGCCGCCGCCACGGGAAAGAGCGGCCGCGGCGCGGCGAGCGAGCAATGCCGATGGCATTGGTCGATTGTCCCGACGGGCTGCCGCCCCGGTCAAGGTTCGCAGCAGCATCGGGCAGAAAACGGCGGTGCCTTCACCGGCATGCCGGAAGTCCGCGCCCCTGGCCGAAAAGCAACGGGCCGCTGCGAAGAGCGGCCCTGGGTGCGGAGTTCCAAGGGGGCTGGCTGGAGAGCCGCGCCCCGCTTAGGGTTTAGGCCGACGGTTCGTCGAGCCCCCCGTCGTTTTCGGCCAGCGGCACCCGGTAGCTTTCGGTCGCCCAGGCCCCCAGGTCGATCAGCTTGCAGCGTTCCGAACAGAACGGCCGCCACGGATTTTCCGGGGACCAGGGTTGTTCCTTGCCGCAGGTGGGGCAGGGAACCTTGGGGGCGGTGGACGGTGCGGGGGCGGGCGTGCTCATGGCGCGGATTTTCTCACGCCAGCTTGAAGCGAGCCACCGAGGAACGCAGGGCGTCGGCCAGTTGTTCGAGGGACTGGGCGGTCTGGGCGGTTTCCTTGACCGAACGGTTGTTGTCCTCGGCCATCTGGGCGATGCGTTCCACGTTGCCGGCCACGTCGTTGGCGGCACTGCTCTGCTCCTTGAGCGCCGAGGAGATTTCCTGGACGTGGGAGAGCACCGCCTCGGAGCCTTCGCGGATGCGGGTGATGGCCGAGCCGGCTTCGGCGGCCAGGTCGCGGCCTTCGGTCACCTGGGCCAGGCTGGCCTGCATGTTGGCCACCGCCTGGCGGGTGCCGTTCTGGATCTGGCCGATCATGTCGGCGATCTCGCGGGTCGAGGTGGCGGTGCGTTCGGCCAGCTTGCGCACTTCATCGGCAACCACGGCGAAGCCGCGCCCCTGCTCGCCGGCCCGGGCCGCCTCGATGGCGGCATTGAGCGCCAGCAGATTGGTCTGCTCGGCGATTTCCTGGATCACGCCGACGATCGACGAAATCTCGCCGGAGCGGCGCTCCAGTTCGACGATGTCCTGGGAGGTGGCGGTCACCGTGTCGGCAATCTGCTGAATGCGGCTGACGGTGCGTTCGATCACCGCGCTGCCGGTCTGGGCGATGTTGCCGGATTCGTGGGCGATGGCGGCGGACTCGCCGGCACTGCTGGCGACGTGGTTCACGCTCACAGTGAGCTGCTCCATGCCGGCGGCCATGGCCGAGGAGGCCTCGCTCTGGTTGGCCGAGGACTGTTCCAGGTCGCCGGCGGCGGCGCAGATCTGGCGCGCCGAACTGGCCACCGTAGCGGCGTTGGCGGCGATGTCGGTGAGCATGGTGCGCAGCTGTTGCTGCATGGTGGCGATGGCCTGGAGCAGGGCGCCGATCTCGTCGCCGCCCTCCCGCTGCACCACCATGGTCAGGTCGCCCCGGGCGGTAGCCTCGGCGGCCTGCACGGCGCGGCGCAGGCGTTTGACGATGCTGGCCGACAGGGTCATGGCGACCACGACCGCGATCGCGGCAGCGAGCAGGCCGCTGCCCATCAGGGACCAGTTGGTCAGCTTGCGCAGTTGTTCGAGTTCGGCGGTCTGGTCGGCCAGGCGGCCCCGTTCTTCGTCGGCGATTTCCAGGAGCAGGCTACGCATCGCTTCCAGGCGCTCGCGGCCGCGGCCGGAGGCCACCAGGGCTTCCAGATCGGTCAGCTTGCCGTAGCCCGAGCTGATGTCGTCGCGCATTTCCACCATCGGCGCCACCGCCAGGTTGGACCACTTGATTGCCGAGACCTCCAGGCTGGCCAGGCGGTCCTGCTGCGCGGGATTGTCCTCGGTGAGCTTCTTGGTCTCGTCGATCAGGGTCTTGAAGCGTTCGCGGCCGTGGTTGAGCGGCGTCAGGAACTCCGGCTGGCCGGCCAGGGCGTACCCCTGGGCGCCGGCCTCCATGCTGACCAGGGCTTCCTTGATGCCCTCGACGTTCACGATCACGTTGTAGGTGTGCTCGGTGACCCGGTTGGCCTCTTCGAGGCGGGCCAGGTTGCGCCCGGTGAGGGCGATGATGACGATGAAAATGGCGAGAATGACGCCGAAACCGAGAAAGAGCTTGGTCTTTACGGCCAATTTGCCCATGGTGCAGTCCTCCTTGGGGGATGGAAGAGGTGGAAAGGTTGGTGAATTGTTGTGTGCCCGCCAGGGGGCTTCCGACCTCGGTGCGACCGATGGTAAAGGCCTTTCGGCCTTTTTTCCAGCCTCTTCAACTAGTGGAAATCACTGATATTCCAGAAGAATTTAACCGTTTTTTTGATAGGGGAATGGGGGCTGCCTGCCCACGGTTGGCATAACCAGCCTGGCCGTGCGTCAGGGACCCCGCCCCGGGCCGTGACCCGAACCTCGGCGGCATGGCGATGCCGCAAACGAAAAGCCCCGCGAGGGGCGGGGCTGTGTCGGGGGGCCTGGGAAAGCGGCGAGGCTCAGAGATTGCAGAAGGTCATCTCGAAATCCACGTCCTGGTCGGTGTGCCGGGGACGCAGGCTGCCGTCGGGGCAGGCGAAGCGGACGTTGAGGGCGTACTTGTTGGCGCTGATCTCGGGAATCACCGCCACGGCCAGGGGGAGGCGCAAGCGCACCATCTGGGCCGAACTGCCGCCGAGCATGAGCTGGAAGGCGCCGGACTTGGCGACGAAGTGATCGGGGCGGCCGGAGGCGCGCAGCAGGCGCAGCACGATGGTGAGCGCGTCGCGCAGGGGCAGGAACGGCCGGGTCCAGCCTTCCAGGGCAGCACGCCGGGTTTCCGCCGGGTGATGCAGCCAGAAGTGGTAGGAGGGCACGTCGAACTCACACACCCCACCGGGGATGGCGGCGCGGCTCTTGATGCCCATCAGCCATTCGTTGTCGCGCAGGTGCTGGCCGATGCGGCCGGTCATGGCCAGCAGCGCCGCCGAAGCCTGCTCGATTTCGTAGAGGGCTCCGGACAGGGCCTCTTCGGAAATTTCCGGGTTGTTGCGGAAGGACAGCAGGGTCTGGCGTTGCCGTTCCAGTTCCTGGATCAGGTCGAGCTTGAGGTCGGCCCGGGAGGCGGTTTCCAGGATGTCGAACAGGGTGACCAACGCGACGTGGTGTTCGAGGGGGCCGTCGTGTCCACTGAAGTGGGCGGTTTTCTCGAACAGGTCTTCCAGGCGCAGCAGGGTGCGGATCCGCTCGTTGAAGGGGTATTCGTAGGTGATCACGACCGGAACGGAGCCTGGGAGAGAGTTATCGCTGGTTTTATGCCGAAGAATTCGGG
This window harbors:
- the mltA gene encoding murein transglycosylase A, whose protein sequence is MRHLSRIPAPHQRLQRLAGAAALALALVTAGCATRPPAPCPVCPGEKPAAPTAPAAPPLQPARFDELPGWQDDDLAAAWPGFLNSCRGMKSRRDWPLWRGTCEEAATLGTPDSTTARRFFESRLIPWRLVNPDGADNGLITGYYEPLLSGSRQRLNPTQHPVLPVPADLLTIELSDLFPELKNLRLRGRLQGNKVVPYWSRAELAPREAKLGEKAIAWVDDPIELFFLQIQGSGRVKLPDGSLLRVGYADQNGHPYQSIGRVLIERGELKPEQASMQGIQGWARANPTKVQALLNENPSYVFFRELKNAEGGPIGALGVPLSDTRSLAVDPRTTPLGAPVFLATTWPNEERPLNRLMLAQDTGGAIKGVVRADFFWGFGPDAGSLAGRMKQKGRMWVLLPPGVGPR
- a CDS encoding Nudix family hydrolase, translating into MSDNAATTACADTAAPRPVTHVAAAVLLRQGPAGTEFLLARRPEGKVYAGWWEFPGGKVERGETDAQCLVRELQEEMAITVTAATPWITRRFEYPHASVRLKFFKVTAWEGGAADGDIHAVEHDAVAWTPLGAPAAVAPVLPANGPILEALGLPEVYAVTDAGAHGVAAELARLDAALAGGLRLVQVREKGDGLDGAARRDFAAAVVARVHAVGGRVLVNDDVELARAVGADGVHLSSSALRAAAVRPDMPLVAASCHDAAELDAAIALGCQFAVLGPVAPTASHPGTAPLGWGRFAELVEESPIPVYGLGGLSAADLPAARAANAHGVAALRGW
- a CDS encoding GNAT family N-acetyltransferase — translated: MTPSLPILETDRLILRQWREADRAPFAALCADPEVMACFPAPLARAESDAIVERCTSLIAARGWGLWAVEAKAAGTCIGLIGLHVPAAALPFSPGVEISWRLARAWWGQGLACEGARAALGFGFDALSLDEIVAFTTLANARSRALMARLGMARDDAGDFDHPDLPAGHPLQRHCLYRLPRRQWQADAPTGSR
- a CDS encoding MgtC/SapB family protein codes for the protein MDTDIPEIAIHLIGALVAGGIIGLERSFHARPAGFRTHTLVCLASSLLMLVTLYQWKWLPGVPLDTVRTDPTRMAQGIMTGIGFLGAGVIFKEGLSVRGLTTAASIWITAAIGILIGVGFYFPAILATLLTLGILSAFRWIEARLPSHSYAHHALRFDRDAAMPEAEVRALLVSHGFTIANMSYRVSDDGLSFEYRMVIRTIDPTNTSRLADALRRLPQVRAFRISPTGD
- a CDS encoding DNA gyrase inhibitor YacG, coding for MSTPAPAPSTAPKVPCPTCGKEQPWSPENPWRPFCSERCKLIDLGAWATESYRVPLAENDGGLDEPSA
- a CDS encoding methyl-accepting chemotaxis protein; amino-acid sequence: MGKLAVKTKLFLGFGVILAIFIVIIALTGRNLARLEEANRVTEHTYNVIVNVEGIKEALVSMEAGAQGYALAGQPEFLTPLNHGRERFKTLIDETKKLTEDNPAQQDRLASLEVSAIKWSNLAVAPMVEMRDDISSGYGKLTDLEALVASGRGRERLEAMRSLLLEIADEERGRLADQTAELEQLRKLTNWSLMGSGLLAAAIAVVVAMTLSASIVKRLRRAVQAAEATARGDLTMVVQREGGDEIGALLQAIATMQQQLRTMLTDIAANAATVASSARQICAAAGDLEQSSANQSEASSAMAAGMEQLTVSVNHVASSAGESAAIAHESGNIAQTGSAVIERTVSRIQQIADTVTATSQDIVELERRSGEISSIVGVIQEIAEQTNLLALNAAIEAARAGEQGRGFAVVADEVRKLAERTATSTREIADMIGQIQNGTRQAVANMQASLAQVTEGRDLAAEAGSAITRIREGSEAVLSHVQEISSALKEQSSAANDVAGNVERIAQMAEDNNRSVKETAQTAQSLEQLADALRSSVARFKLA
- the zapD gene encoding cell division protein ZapD, which translates into the protein MITYEYPFNERIRTLLRLEDLFEKTAHFSGHDGPLEHHVALVTLFDILETASRADLKLDLIQELERQRQTLLSFRNNPEISEEALSGALYEIEQASAALLAMTGRIGQHLRDNEWLMGIKSRAAIPGGVCEFDVPSYHFWLHHPAETRRAALEGWTRPFLPLRDALTIVLRLLRASGRPDHFVAKSGAFQLMLGGSSAQMVRLRLPLAVAVIPEISANKYALNVRFACPDGSLRPRHTDQDVDFEMTFCNL